A window of Eucalyptus grandis isolate ANBG69807.140 chromosome 4, ASM1654582v1, whole genome shotgun sequence genomic DNA:
CATTGAAGGAAAGCCCTCACAATCCACCTTTCAAAGataggagaaagaaaatgatCACAGATAGGGTGTGCGTAGGAGCTTGATCAAATCGGATTGAACCGGTTGATTTACAAGTGACTCCCAATTTTTTGGTGTGGAATTGAACTGCCCAAACATATGACatcgtgttttctttttccctctttgccAAAAAGTGGACAAGTGAAGTACAGGAATTGAAGTAGGTTTAGGACTGACCGGTCTGATTTAATTCTCAATCTTGATTTTGAAGTAAAACCAGCCCAACCCaagaaccgatcacccctaattgcAGGTCTAATGAATAACACAAAGGGGTCAAATGACAGCTTCTGATTCAGGAGGTCAATGGTGCTCAACCAAGCGGTCAACACCTAACCAGTTATGCCCAGGATGGCATATATAGAAATTGACCTATAATACAAGAAAAAGGGGGCCAGATCTAATGAGTAACACAAAGGAATCAAAGAGCAGCTTCTGATTCAGGAGGTCAATGGTGCTCAACCAAGCGGCCAACACCTAACTACTTACACTCTGGACGGCATATACAGAAATTGACctataatacaagaaaaaaggGGGTGGACCACTAAGAAGGTGAAGCTCCCCACAGGGCACAGTTCAAGATAGTTGAGGATGACTTGGGAAAATGAGAAGTAGAAAATTCTAAGCCACAATACCATAACTTCTAGTTCTAAACAAGGTTTCCATGATTACTTCACCACGTTATCGCCAAGAAAATGCCAAATTCTACAATCAAGAACTTGCAAAGTTGAGGCGAGCAGTGCAGTTGTTCTTCCCAGGTGGAACTGCCGTAGAAGCTCCGTCGTGTGATTTTGGAGACTCCAGAGATTTGAACGTCGCCCTAAGAGTTCGTACCCCATCTGACGCCTCTAATTATAAGACAAAGGGGATCGTCTCGTAACGAAGAAAAGACCTTAACATGGGCTTTCAAAAGGCAAGAAGTGAACAAAAAGCCCCTGAAATAAAGAACTACAGAGAAAAATAGACTTGGAGAAAATGCTGAAGTCAAGTTCCTAAAGGGAGGAGAGGTGTCGATGCCAAAGGGAAATGCCAACTACCAGAAGGCCCTCGCAATTGCGACAAGGGTAAGGGCCGAAGGATGCACCCACGTCCATGGTGGCCGTCAGATTGCCTCATCGAGTTGTCTTACTTGACTCGAATTAACCTCGCAAACTGGGTATTAGCATGAGCTACTAGAATGGCTAGTCCCTCTGTCACCAGCACTCACATTCAAATTCTCTCTATCGCCCCATACCATATCGACTTTGGCGTCGGAGTGTTTATCCGAGCCACTCACCGAACTCCTCAACTATTTCTCTCTCCCATGTATCCAATGGATAATACCATGAAAACcacaataaatttatccaaaattatttttttaatcacaaaagacCACTTACCTTCTAtaagttttcgttaaattttactgttaaattactaagttaaatgacacgtggtAATTAAtagatatactagtttagggGTTTACCtatatttgtcaaatgtatattaatttataattttaatgtAAAAGAAACTAAttgatggtaaatttattataaatgtataaatttgtgatttttatcaAAGGGAATTAAttgatggtaaatttattacaaaagtatcactttaggatttttgataataaaaaaattagtttggaataaatttatcattagtGTATTAATTGTCGTCGGAATACATGCTTCCCAAGCTAATTAGATCATAACTACTTACCTATCGCCAAACATATCTTCAAATGCAAACTACTTCCAAGATggatgggaaaaagaaatatgcatCCTCTTCGGATTCCACATGAAATATCAAACTTCACAAACTTCAGGCCCCAAATCTCACCAAATAAACCCTATCGGTAAACTCAAACCTCATTCTGTTCTCAAGCATTTGATTCAAAGGGCCATAGCACTCTTCTTTTTCACTTGATATTGATCAGACAGGTCATATATCCACCTTAAACCAACGCCACAATGTCGTCGTTCAATTTTGCATTATTCTAGCGAGACCCCCCTCCCTCTCAATAATACATTTCAAGTCGACATCAACAATTCTCGCTAGGAAGGATTACTGCACGTCAGACAAGTTCCTAACTTTGCATATTACCTTCTAGATAACCATAGGCAAAGCTAATTTTCCCACCTTAATTCGCTCATCTCTCACAAAACAGTGGATCCCTCCTGGATAGAGACCACTCCATCAATCATAAGAGTGCAAATATTTATCCCAATCATTCACTTCAGAGAAGTGCTTGCTATCTAATCAAATCTATTTGTGTATCGAGCTCACATGCACCTATCTAATCAAATCTATCTGCGTATCGAGCTCACATGCACCGTACGTATGCAATACTGTTCTTTAGCTTGACACGCAAGTCACCAAATTCCACCTACTCATGATCGACACCCGCACGTGTTGACCTTAAAAAGTCCATTGCTTTCTCGGCCTCCAACAGTCGATCAACGAACTACTCCAATCCAAACTATGGCCATCgtcatcgccatcgccatcgccatcacATTCAGATGATCGTGTtataatatgtaatatatttttattattctaaatatgatcccaATATTATATTCtcaataaattccaatttagtgTCCAATTTATTACCCACGtgtattacgtgatatttgATCATTAATATGTTACCATAACGGTCTTGATGGAAGATATGCATAATGTAATAAACGGAATAAAACGTCATGTTGTATAATTCAAACCTTATCATTACAGAAAACACATCATCAGGTTTGAGGGTATTGACTAGTAGAACATGACATACAGATTTGGTGTTCCTCATATTGCAGATCAATAGTGCTGAGTGGATCTGTCCAAGGTTTTGAGGTTTCCCACATTTGTAAATTTTCATCAGTGGCTGAAGGTATGTTGATCTTTACGTTTTTGCCAATCGATCCCGAATTTTGTATGAATTTATCCGTGATTGATAAATCAGAATCATAAGGTTTTAGTTTATATTTATTCAATTAGTTGGTATTAGAGTATGTTTACAATCTCTATCTTGgtgaaatttttggaatttctatttattttcattgaattatgtATGGGTAAATTCATATTTCTATATGGCTTGGATCAGAATTTAGAATTTCGGCCAAATTTGGGTGACCCACCACGCGATAATGAATCTGCATGATCACACAACCATTAGGAAGAAAAAACCCTTAAATTTTTCGGCATATTACTGATCGTCGGAGGTTAATCGAGTAGTGAAATTTTGGTGGTTAGGATTTTATAGGGCAGATTGTTTTAGGTTTAATTCTGGTCAATACATTGGTCATTTTTGTCGGATCTTGAAATTATTCGTTTGTCCCAACGTTTTTTGAAACCCATCAACCAATTTGGTTGGACATGGGCTgtgggatatcatgactcaaatttctTAGCTTcgtatcattcctggaaaagatttgtaaatccgagCTTCCTTAAGGTGCGgttgaggtttataggatgtggttcctatgcTTTGTGGGGCATTAGTGATGATGCCATTATTTTCACAAAAGCCCATGGTTgtcaaaagaatagaatagtGTGAATCTTTGGGTTTGGTCGGACAGTTCTCAGTTCTTACTACAGAAGATGCTTCTAGTGAGTGAGAGGATAAAACCAATTGAAGAAAGCTAAGAGGTTTTTGTCACTTTCCTTTTCAGTGTTTCGTTCAAGCCCAAATATCTGGGTTATATGGCAATAAACCTTATGGTgggaatttcaatagctattaagtacttattggttaagtaccacaatAACCATCGAGGTGATCAAGGAAGCCATCCTCCTTCCAGATTAAAGGGTGTATGAATGGATAGCTggaatttaatccaaaaggataaagaattgaaTTCCATGGAGTCTCGAATAGATccgtgtggcattgccacataagACTTTCCAGATTTTTAGTGAAGCTGTCATTTTGGATTTGTTCAACAATCTACTCGGGGGTATTGCCAGCTTAGCCAATCTCGTATTCTTTCgatcttatacttttcattgtgGTGAAAAGTAGGGAAAGCATTACtcatgatatacatgttgatttctgccGGTACTTTTGATCTTGACAGAAAATCAGCAAGCACGTTCTTCTTCCCAACAATGTGTTTAGTTTCAAAAgtgtattttgaaaatcattcaGCCCCTCGAAGCAGTTGAGAATGTGGAATCTGCTTCTGTTTGAACTTGGTTATCTAGCGAAAAGATGTCATGTCCAATTCTACCATGAAGTGATGGCTGATGAGATAGAATtcgaacttttttattccatataTCACTACcaagatttctttaaaaatggaATGATAATACATTTCAGCttaagaaaattttccacttttgtaagCACACAGGTATCTCTTactatcaatttcttcaaacaggatggttgcccagtattcatcactatCGTCAGTTTagagaattctttttccttttgatggggTTTATAATGGAAAAAGAGTCTGCATGATCTCCTTAAGTTCAACAACTGCTttggtttgagattttccccaaggtggggggTTCTTCTTTTAGCATTGATTGTAGTGGAATCAACAGTTTTACAATGTTTGGAACAAAAtctctgagataattaattatctcaagaaattgctaaacttgctttgttgtgaaattCTCCTCTAGAAACTTTAGTAATTCCTTAGCAATGTGTGGCCCTGAATAGTATGTTCCTTTATTAAGATGCATaccaataaattcaatttccgtttaggcaatattcatctttctttgagaaagcataatccCATGTCTTTTcacgatttctgcaaactgcCTAAGAAGTTGGCAGTGAGATTCTTCATCGGGATTGTAgagcaaaatatcatcaatatatactGCTGCACTTgacaaaattagttggaaaattCAACATATGGGCCGGAATAGGAATTGTGTtacctttaggccaaaaggagAACTTTGATTAGAAATGTTGGAATAGATTTGGGCTTTTAATAATCCGGTAAAGAGAGAGTTTCGGACGATAGAGGGAatttttcatcttgaaggaaGAGGTTAAGAGGGTGATAGTTTATTACCAGTCGcatctttcctctgttttgctcaacatgtttattgacataaaaatttcacaaacccattgagaatttgaaatttcaataaagtttTGTTGTAGTAGTTCTAAGCATTTCTTTTAAGCGAGACCAGGTGTTtttggcttcattcccatatggTTCACCTTGCTTGGATTgatgtcttcattctttttaaaggaaagacaaacaaaaaattttggatttttccataaatgatgaaaacactTTTGGGAGAATTCAAAATGAGATTTTAACAGGAATCTAACAACTTCGATCTAACAGATTCATTTGGATCAGGTGTTAGATTTTTTACATATGTTGACTAAATGTCGGAGAATGTTCAAGAGTGTTGAACACATGTTGGGGTGTTTGATACGATCGAAAACTCTAGAAGAGTGTTGGTGctcggaggaagaagaaaataataataaaaaaatgacttgatttcaaaattattttggaataaaaaagtaactttttttctactttttttctattctagattTATTCTTTGGCCATTGATCTATttctggaaatagaaaaatcatccgatgttacaaaatgaatttttattttttttattctgaagaATAATAGAAATTATTAAGAATTGACTTGATTACCGAACAAACATCAATTATGGTTTTCATCCTCTCCAGTATATTATTCATTCTCAGGGTAAAAGATTCCTGAAACTTTACTGGACCTTGAATCTAAATCCCCGTACACAAAACCTGGCAAGAGTCCATGCGCAATGTTGCTCCTCATGTCCTCCCTCCCCTGCCCTGATACCTCGCCATTAATTACTTTCGTCCACTATAATTACGAATCTACAAGTTCGCGCGGTACAACTCATGAACACAGACACGGATGGGCCGCAAATTTCAAGTTAAAGCCTGTGTATGTCAGAAAAGAAACGAGTTAGGTAAAGCCTGCTCGGATTTCTAACATTATTCGAGAGGGGCCCGGCAATGAATCTTCTCATGCAATAACCTCTCCATTTAACGTCTCCACTGAAAATACTCGATTATTAATGCACTAGAGAGAGTAAGGCCTCCAAACTTCAGCATTTTTAATCGTTGCTTGTTAAGATGGCAACGTTAGCTGCAAAAGATGGTCGACTAGTGTCCAATAGAGTTGTTGACCTGATAAGATTTGTTTAGATTATCCTGAGAGATGATCGTACTTCCATTGCGATTATCTTTTCTTGAACATCAAGGAGAAAGAGGACAAAaattaactcaattttttttttttttttggtatccaGGATCTGGCCTGGCACAACTTTACGAGTGCTCATGGCCGCCGCAGTGGCTTGGCAGGCCCCAACGTCAATCCCTAACTATACTTGGAGGAGCTAGCCCAATACCTCACCACCAAGGCTCTCCATTTAAGACGTTAGTAATCGAATATTCAAACTTGTTCCCTCAACGATGAGATAGTAAAGCACAAACCATTACGGCTACCCACCGATGGGTAAAATTTACTCAAATTCTTTATATAACTAatttactctaaaaaaaaagtaacaacaATTGCAACAtctttgagtttgaattttcgCAGATTAGATTTGTAATCAATATTCATGAGGTGCTAATGCTGTGTCATAGTACACACTCAAACGGTGACTCCCTTTCAGTTTTCAACAAGTACgtcgaaaatattaaaaacattttaatttatttgtgatATCAAGTTAGGTAAAGCCTGCTCGGATTTCAAACATTATTCGAGAGGGACCCGGCAATGAATCTTCTCATGCAATGATCCTCTCCATTTAACGTCTCCACTGAAAATACTTATTAATGCACTAGAGAGAGCAAGGCCTCCAAACTTCAGCATTTTTAATCGTTGCTTGTTAAGATGGCGACGTTAGCTGCAAAAGATGGTCGACTAGTGTCTAATAGAGTTGTTGACCTAATGACATTTGTTTAGATTATCCTGAGAGATGATCGTAAGGTACTTCCATAGCGACTATCTTTTCTTGAACATCAAGGAGAAAGAGGACAAAAATTcactcaaattttttataactAATTTACTCTAAAAAAAGTAACAACGATTGCAACATCTCTAAGTCTGAATTTTCATAGATTAGATTTGTAACCAATATTCATGAGGTGCTAATGCTGTGTCATAGTGCTACACACTCGAACAGTGACCTCCCCTTTCAGTTTTCAACAAGtatgtcaaaaattttaaaatgatactgaatattttgatttatttgtgaTATCAAGTGAGAGCATGATACTTTTAATATTGGGATATAGTTCATACTCCTCATTGATAGGAAGGCACAGGGTCTTACTCCTCGGTGAGTTGGCGGGGTGGCGGGGACAGTGCTCTCAAGCTACCAAATGACTTTTATAGTTTGAGCCCATATTTGATTAGTAGTTTAGATTTGAGCTCAAGAATGACTACTGTGTATATATCTCTTGTAATTGAGGGTTGTAATAGAAAATGGTAAGGATGTTAATTATAGTGGAATCTTCTACTAAATGTAGTCCTAGTTTAAGGGTAAATCATGATACATTTTGTGTCTCAATTTCTCTCTATCTCATCGTGTTTGAGCACATTATCcgaatattttaaaatattttccagtaaGAAGATTCATTGAAGGAACCAACCCCCTCCACGTCTGGTATATGCGTGTTAATGGGAGTTAGATTTAGATTTCTGGTATCTTGATGCATGCAGACAAATGCAACGTCCTAAGTAGTAGGAGTAGTTACCGGTTTAAACCGATAAATTTAATGAGTGATGCTAGGTAGGTTTGAGAGAATAGGACACAATGAAGCAATTAAGGAGGGAGAGACTTATTTGTGCTTCCCAAAATACCTGAAAATCGTCCTAAATCAAAAgcttaattaccaaaattgtcATGTTTTTAAGTAATACGGGAGTTGCGGATAATGCGAGGAGTACGAAAAGTATGCCCAAAATCTCTTTATATAAAGATGATATAAAATATCTGAATGTAGGGTATCGAGAAATATCAATTTGACCGAGTAAGACCTATACACACAGTGATTAACTTATTAAACACCCACTACATGTGAAAAAGGAGTTAGCTAAAGCCTTTCCAGATTTCTTCCATTATTCAAAAGCACTAATGGACCGAGCAATATGAATTTTCTTATGCACTAAGCCTCTCTATTTAATAATAAGCAAACCCCTTTTGTCCCTTCGCCGAGCCTAAAGtagctatatatatattggtgaCTGAGGATCCACTTTCCCTTGTTGGCTTATGCCGATTCGGTATTCGTGACTATACCTGGGGGAGACTAGTATAGTAATTGACTGCCATGGACCTCCACTTAAATCACAGAGCTAATAAGGGAGTTCGAACCCAGAACCTCCGGAGAGGAAAGGCAAGCCCTCAAACATCTCCGCCATGCGTGGGTGGGTATAAAGTAGCTATATTACTAACACTTCACTCTGAAATTCTCCCTCACTTCCTCCATCATGACACCCTCTCAACCTTCCCAAGCAAAGTACTTGCAAGAAGATGACATCTCCCAAAATGCCGAGACCTCCTTCCCTCGCTCCCTCACGAAAAAGGCTGGATTACCCCTCTCTCTACCAATACCAAGGCTTCTGGGTTGCCCCGAAGCTCTTGAACGGGGTCCTCGCTTGCCAAGACAACTTCCGAGCCCAAGAAACCGACATCCTCCTCATCACCGGCCCCAAGTCCGGCACCACCTGGTTGAAGGCCATCCTCTTCTGTCTCTCGAACCGGGCCAAGTACCCGGCTTCAATGCAACAACACCCTCTCCTCACCCAAAGCCCCCACGACCTCGTGCCATTCTTGGAGCTCAAGCTCTACTTCGGGCAAGAGATCCCCAATCTCAATTCACTACCACCCCCCAGGCTCTTCACTACCCACTTGCCTTATCAATCACTCCCACAGTCGGTCAAGGACTCTGGGTGCAAGCTGGTGTACCTGTGCAGGAACCCTAAGGACACCTTCGTCTCGCTCTGGCACTTCGCCAACAAGCTGAGGTCCAAAGAGACAGGTGGGATGCCGCTCGGAGAGTGCCTCGATGCTTTCTGCCAGGGCGTAAGCCCGTTTGGACCCTACTGGGACCACGTGCAGGGATACTACAAGGTGAGCTTGGAGATGCCTGACAGGGCGTTGTTCTTGAGGTACGAAGACATGAAAAAGGACCCGCATGTTCATGTCAAGAGGCTCGCCGATTTCTTAGGTTGTCCATTCGGCGAACAAGAGCTGAGAGATGGGACCGTGGACGGCATAGTGAGGATGTGTAGCTTCGATAGTTTGAGCATGCTGGAGGTGAACAAGAGTGGGAGGTTATCGACTGGACAAGAGACCAAGTCGTACTTTAGGAAAGGCGACGTCGGAGATTGGGTGAATCACATGAGTGTCGAGATGGGGAGAGAGTTGACCGTGTCATGCAAGAGAAGATGCACGGTTCAGGGTTGAAGCTTTGATCTCAATTTGGGTTTGTTACTATGGCAACAATAATCAATAATGACTGTCTGTGGCAAATGTCCAGTTGGCCTCTCAGAGTTGTGCGAGTAAATTAGTGTCATGATGTGCTGTATGTTTAATCGCAATGTTAAAACTATAAGAATGTATTTGTGCTTCTATGAATGCATCGTCCTTTTATTTGCTAGTGAGAAGATTATGGTCCTTTAGTTCTTTTTAGTTGCCATGATGGGATTTATAATCTATAGTAATTATTTCCACAAGATAAGATGATACAATGTCAAAATGCACATACTAACTCCCCAAAGTCAAGCAT
This region includes:
- the LOC104441527 gene encoding LOW QUALITY PROTEIN: cytosolic sulfotransferase 12 (The sequence of the model RefSeq protein was modified relative to this genomic sequence to represent the inferred CDS: inserted 3 bases in 3 codons), with the translated sequence MTPSQPSQAKYLQEDDISQXCRDLLPSLPHEKGWITXSLYQYQGFWVAPKLLNGVLACQDNFRAQETDILLITGPKSGTTWLKAILFCLSNRAKYPASMQQHPLLTQSPHDLVPFLELKLYFGQEIPNLNSLPPPRLFTTHLPYQSLPQSVKDSGCKLVYLCRNPKDTFVSLWHFANKLRSKETGGMPLGECLDAFCQGVSPFGPYWDHVQGYYKVSLEMPDRALFLRYEDMKKDPHVHVKRLADFLGCPFGEQELRDGTVDGIVRMCSFDSLSMLEVNKSGRLSTGQETKSYFRKGDVGDWVNHMSVEMXERVDRVMQEKMHGSGLKL